The Campylobacter sp. RM10537 genome has a segment encoding these proteins:
- a CDS encoding SEL1-like repeat protein, translated as MRILLALFICIYGFGADVCEMIDFEEFEYLNKYLSNFDDSSKNNQLLDKAFLECKIQNNKKATKINKSACLYIYKNFVSDQRWDTLKSLPDVVLALIFTQTILMEEDNKNDREVALVISSKVSELIRELLDFGLKEVKNKDAINNLKLLEFLSETNNFTFSKIKFCPLYHNGKLQSDKIDMPCACKKSTAFLLKPDTIRQAFLNLKLLCDKYKDRESCGAVGGLYENGQGVRIDFKQAKKYYGLACDYGYQFGCDGYKRLMGY; from the coding sequence TTGAGAATATTGTTAGCTTTATTTATATGTATTTATGGCTTTGGAGCTGATGTATGCGAAATGATAGATTTTGAAGAATTTGAATATTTGAATAAATACTTATCGAATTTTGATGATAGTTCCAAAAATAATCAATTATTAGATAAAGCATTTTTAGAATGCAAAATTCAAAATAACAAAAAAGCAACAAAAATAAATAAAAGCGCTTGTTTATATATTTATAAAAATTTTGTATCAGATCAAAGGTGGGATACATTAAAAAGCTTACCTGACGTTGTTTTAGCATTAATCTTTACACAGACTATTTTAATGGAAGAAGATAATAAAAATGATAGAGAAGTAGCTCTTGTGATAAGTAGTAAAGTTAGTGAATTAATTCGTGAGCTTTTGGATTTTGGACTTAAAGAAGTTAAAAATAAAGATGCTATAAATAATCTTAAACTTTTAGAATTTTTATCAGAAACAAATAATTTTACTTTTAGCAAAATCAAATTTTGTCCTTTATATCATAATGGAAAATTGCAAAGCGATAAAATAGATATGCCTTGTGCTTGTAAAAAAAGCACAGCATTTTTGTTAAAACCAGATACTATAAGACAAGCTTTTTTAAACTTAAAGCTTTTATGTGATAAATATAAAGACAGAGAAAGTTGTGGAGCTGTTGGTGGACTTTATGAAAATGGACAAGGCGTAAGAATTGATTTTAAACAAGCTAAAAAATACTATGGATTAGCTTGTGATTACGGTTATCAATTTGGCTGTGATGGATATAAAAGGTTGATGGGGTATTGA
- a CDS encoding S24 family peptidase: MIEKAEKTFYKLDKEFLAQVLKEKKISRSKFAQMLSENGYEITLDGIAYWYRNEKNQPENYENIIIMAKVLGVPVSKLAPINNNIKNYIKQENQVEFRYFSDIYASAGFGTSSQNEEFKIISVNENFLKEILDIPIKKTYDIIKIYGESMEPILLNGDFVIVDRNKNTLAAISNADIVIFRKGDDLFCKKIKKQPFEDFIFLVSENKKYEDRKVDNVEFEKCEILGTVVSKMTIETFKNFIEVVG; the protein is encoded by the coding sequence ATGATAGAAAAAGCGGAAAAAACATTTTATAAACTTGATAAAGAATTTTTGGCTCAAGTTTTAAAAGAAAAAAAGATAAGTAGATCAAAATTTGCTCAAATGCTTTCAGAGAATGGTTATGAAATTACATTAGATGGTATTGCATATTGGTATAGAAATGAAAAAAATCAACCTGAAAATTATGAAAATATTATTATTATGGCAAAAGTTTTAGGAGTTCCAGTTTCCAAACTTGCTCCTATAAATAATAATATAAAAAATTACATAAAACAAGAAAACCAAGTTGAATTCAGATACTTTTCTGATATTTACGCAAGTGCAGGATTTGGAACATCTTCTCAAAATGAAGAATTTAAAATTATTTCAGTTAATGAAAATTTTTTAAAAGAAATTTTAGATATACCTATAAAAAAGACTTATGATATTATAAAAATCTACGGTGAGAGTATGGAACCTATTTTACTAAACGGAGATTTTGTAATAGTTGATAGAAATAAAAATACACTTGCCGCTATATCAAATGCCGATATTGTTATTTTTAGAAAAGGCGATGATCTATTTTGTAAAAAAATTAAAAAACAACCGTTTGAAGACTTTATATTTTTAGTTTCAGAAAATAAAAAATACGAAGATAGAAAAGTAGATAATGTAGAATTTGAAAAATGTGAAATTTTAGGCACAGTGGTTTCAAAAATGACAATTGAAACTTTTAAAAATTTCATAGAGGTGGTGGGGTGA
- the ruvB gene encoding Holliday junction branch migration DNA helicase RuvB, with the protein MDRIVEIEKYSFDETYENSLRPSSFDGYIGQESIKKNLNVFIAAAKKRNECLDHILFSGPAGLGKTTLANIISYEMEANIKTTAAPMIEKSGDLAAILTNLSEGDVLFIDEIHRLSPAIEEVLYPAMEDYRLDIIIGSGPAAQTIKIDLPKFTLIGATTRAGMLSNPLRDRFGMQFRLEFYKDNELATILQKAALKLNKVCEEDAALEIAKRSRSTPRIALRLLKRVRDFADVNDEKNITLKRANEALNSLGVNELGFDAMDLRYLELLTAAKQKPMGLASIAAALSEDENTIEDVIEPYLLANGYIERTAKGRIASHKSFNALKLKYQKNLFEE; encoded by the coding sequence ATGGATAGAATAGTAGAAATAGAAAAATATTCTTTTGATGAAACTTATGAAAATTCTTTACGCCCTTCAAGTTTTGATGGCTATATAGGACAAGAAAGTATTAAAAAAAATTTAAATGTTTTTATTGCTGCAGCAAAAAAACGAAATGAATGTTTAGATCATATCCTCTTTAGTGGTCCAGCAGGACTTGGAAAAACAACTTTAGCTAATATTATTTCTTATGAAATGGAAGCAAATATTAAAACAACAGCTGCACCGATGATAGAAAAAAGTGGAGATTTAGCTGCCATTTTAACGAATTTAAGCGAAGGTGATGTTTTATTTATCGATGAAATTCATCGTCTAAGCCCTGCTATTGAAGAAGTACTTTATCCAGCAATGGAAGATTATCGCTTAGATATCATTATAGGAAGTGGTCCTGCGGCACAAACAATAAAAATTGATCTGCCCAAATTCACACTCATAGGTGCTACTACACGTGCGGGTATGCTTAGTAATCCCTTAAGAGATCGTTTTGGTATGCAATTTCGTTTAGAATTTTACAAAGATAATGAACTTGCAACTATACTTCAAAAAGCTGCTTTAAAACTTAATAAAGTCTGTGAAGAAGATGCAGCACTTGAAATCGCAAAAAGATCAAGATCTACACCTAGAATTGCACTTCGGCTTTTAAAAAGAGTGAGAGATTTTGCTGATGTTAATGATGAAAAAAATATTACTCTAAAAAGAGCTAATGAAGCTTTAAATTCTTTAGGAGTAAATGAATTGGGTTTTGATGCGATGGATTTAAGATATCTTGAACTTTTAACAGCAGCAAAACAAAAACCTATGGGACTTGCAAGTATAGCTGCAGCTTTAAGTGAAGATGAAAATACGATTGAAGATGTTATAGAACCTTATTTATTAGCAAATGGCTATATAGAACGCACTGCTAAAGGACGCATAGCAAGTCATAAAAGCTTTAATGCATTAAAATTAAAATATCAAAAAAATTTATTTGAGGAGTAG
- a CDS encoding helix-turn-helix domain-containing protein codes for MIEEYMSEKDLSKFLNISVTSLWRLRKENKIPYIKIGKTIRYEKNAIIKWLNTHSF; via the coding sequence ATGATTGAAGAATACATGAGTGAAAAAGATTTGAGTAAATTTTTAAATATAAGCGTTACTTCATTATGGAGACTTAGAAAAGAAAATAAAATCCCTTATATTAAAATAGGAAAAACAATAAGATATGAAAAAAATGCTATTATCAAATGGTTAAATACCCATTCTTTCTAA
- a CDS encoding antA/AntB antirepressor family protein translates to MQTQIQIYNDKTIGAEINSANAREIFCFLEIETQFSIWLERRILHYNFIKNQDYIIELVYTKGRPRKEYYVTLDMAKELCMVENNEKGRQARRYFIDCEKRLKNLEQEKIQKLAFRQSLGYKSQLKQQKEKYENKIKALQYDLEHKNELCFKRKLSEKELLELRKILAKDYGILCIKEWEMSLFAEKIGKDTVFETVLNKLEKDLNYWQNYDEYEEKWKKILRR, encoded by the coding sequence ATGCAAACACAAATTCAAATCTACAATGATAAAACAATAGGTGCTGAAATAAATTCAGCTAATGCAAGAGAAATATTTTGTTTTTTAGAAATAGAGACGCAATTCTCAATTTGGCTAGAAAGAAGAATATTACATTACAATTTCATTAAAAACCAAGATTACATTATAGAACTTGTTTATACAAAAGGTCGCCCACGCAAAGAATACTATGTAACCTTAGATATGGCTAAAGAACTTTGCATGGTTGAAAACAACGAAAAAGGCAGACAAGCGAGACGTTATTTTATAGACTGCGAAAAACGTTTAAAAAACCTAGAACAAGAAAAAATACAAAAACTAGCTTTTAGACAAAGCTTAGGTTATAAATCCCAATTAAAACAACAAAAGGAGAAATATGAAAACAAAATCAAAGCCTTACAATACGACTTAGAACATAAAAACGAGTTATGTTTTAAAAGAAAACTTAGTGAAAAAGAACTTTTAGAGCTTAGAAAAATACTAGCAAAAGATTACGGAATTCTTTGCATAAAAGAATGGGAAATGAGCTTATTTGCAGAAAAAATAGGAAAAGATACTGTTTTTGAAACTGTTTTAAACAAATTAGAAAAAGATTTAAATTATTGGCAAAATTATGATGAATACGAAGAAAAATGGAAAAAAATATTAAGGAGATAA
- a CDS encoding P63C domain-containing protein: MAEEKLLKSLADGVLKINESPIDVAVLENGVRVITHSGVFKALGREPRGNARLDQIPAFMDAKNLQTLISPELKAKIRKISYLDKNGKTKEGYSADILPLVADLYLRGREEGILTQTQIETAKKAEILIRSLARLGITALVDEATGYQYERERDELQKILKAYISEELLKWEKRFPDDFYKELFRLNGWDFTTKGIQKRPAIIGKWTNTLIYKQLPKGVLEELKEKTPKNARYHQNLSKDIGQPNLTAQIYKVIGIMQTSDNMKQMWENFKKIKSREQDEDIEFDEKGRLKEK, translated from the coding sequence ATGGCAGAAGAGAAACTACTAAAATCTTTGGCAGATGGTGTCTTAAAAATAAATGAAAGCCCTATTGATGTAGCAGTTTTAGAAAATGGAGTAAGAGTTATCACTCATAGTGGAGTATTTAAAGCCTTAGGAAGAGAACCGAGAGGAAATGCAAGGCTGGATCAAATACCTGCTTTTATGGATGCAAAAAATCTCCAAACATTGATTTCACCAGAACTTAAAGCCAAGATCAGAAAGATTTCATATTTAGATAAAAATGGCAAAACTAAAGAGGGTTATAGTGCCGATATATTGCCTTTAGTAGCTGATTTATATTTAAGAGGAAGAGAAGAAGGTATTTTAACACAAACACAAATAGAAACTGCAAAAAAAGCAGAAATTTTAATCCGCTCTTTAGCGAGATTAGGAATTACAGCTTTAGTCGATGAAGCAACAGGGTATCAATATGAAAGAGAAAGAGATGAACTTCAAAAAATACTAAAAGCTTATATTAGCGAAGAGTTGCTTAAATGGGAAAAAAGATTTCCGGATGATTTTTATAAAGAATTATTTAGGCTTAATGGTTGGGACTTTACAACAAAAGGCATACAAAAACGTCCTGCAATAATAGGTAAATGGACTAATACGCTTATTTACAAACAACTTCCAAAAGGAGTTTTAGAGGAATTAAAAGAAAAAACTCCAAAAAATGCAAGATATCATCAAAACTTATCTAAAGATATAGGGCAACCTAATTTAACAGCCCAAATTTATAAGGTTATAGGCATAATGCAAACTAGCGACAATATGAAACAAATGTGGGAAAACTTTAAAAAGATAAAATCAAGAGAACAAGATGAAGATATAGAATTTGATGAAAAAGGTAGGCTGAAAGAAAAATAA
- a CDS encoding pentapeptide repeat-containing protein, which translates to MSILKRLDETIIIEDDRKSEKELVEHCILEGISLNDANLENLNLSGLDFDNVFINGASFKNANLNDISSKNASFIDCDFSGASFHFCNFLRTEFENCIFENVNLRDCIGDMKNIFSVVLDTYVMSFTKTIMNLGCDSKSIEDWRKTTADDIEDDEQKWLWDYYKELIFEIIDKRLGVKHD; encoded by the coding sequence TTGTCAATTTTAAAAAGATTAGATGAAACTATTATTATAGAAGATGATAGAAAAAGTGAAAAAGAATTAGTCGAGCACTGCATTTTAGAAGGTATTTCTTTAAATGATGCAAACTTAGAAAATCTAAATTTAAGTGGTTTAGATTTTGATAATGTATTTATAAATGGTGCTAGTTTTAAAAATGCTAATTTAAATGATATTTCAAGCAAGAATGCATCTTTTATAGATTGTGATTTTAGTGGAGCAAGTTTCCATTTTTGTAATTTTCTAAGAACAGAATTTGAAAATTGTATATTTGAAAATGTAAATCTTAGAGATTGTATAGGAGATATGAAAAATATCTTTAGCGTTGTCTTGGATACTTATGTTATGAGTTTTACTAAAACTATAATGAATTTAGGTTGTGATAGCAAAAGCATAGAGGATTGGAGAAAAACAACTGCTGATGATATAGAAGATGATGAACAAAAATGGCTATGGGATTATTATAAAGAACTTATTTTTGAAATTATAGATAAAAGATTAGGAGTAAAACATGATTGA
- a CDS encoding lambda exonuclease family protein, with translation MKYKIINLEQGSKEWLEFRKGKIGASMVASCIGIKGAFHSKEDAKNIILGKKEVYQNKAMKNGIAYESLIRAKAEFTHFTSIKPVVLQSSENEMFIASLDGVDENKDIYEFKYSNKEFDFVKTNNKPSDKYYAQVQFQLYISGAKQCFFMVMNENEDLIECEVLSDENYQKWLVKELENFIIKYLIDDKTDYKELDDNRSKALALEIIRLESTIKPIKEKLETLKKEFIELANGEKVKCLDITVYPQNRTTIDYKGFLEKSNITVPKEFHKESTSMCLKIKKGA, from the coding sequence ATGAAATATAAAATCATAAATCTAGAACAAGGCTCTAAGGAATGGTTAGAGTTTAGAAAAGGAAAAATAGGTGCCTCTATGGTTGCATCTTGTATTGGAATAAAGGGAGCTTTTCATTCTAAAGAGGATGCTAAAAATATTATTTTAGGTAAAAAAGAAGTCTATCAAAACAAAGCTATGAAAAATGGTATAGCTTATGAAAGTTTAATTAGAGCCAAAGCAGAATTTACACATTTTACAAGCATTAAACCCGTAGTTTTGCAAAGCTCAGAAAACGAAATGTTTATTGCAAGTTTAGATGGAGTAGATGAGAATAAAGATATTTATGAATTTAAATACTCAAACAAAGAATTTGATTTTGTAAAAACAAATAATAAGCCAAGCGATAAATACTATGCACAAGTGCAATTCCAGCTTTATATAAGTGGTGCTAAACAATGCTTTTTTATGGTTATGAACGAAAATGAAGATTTAATAGAATGTGAAGTTCTAAGCGATGAAAATTACCAAAAATGGCTTGTTAAAGAGTTGGAAAATTTTATTATCAAATACCTTATTGATGATAAAACCGATTATAAGGAGTTAGATGATAACCGATCTAAAGCGTTAGCATTAGAAATCATACGTCTTGAAAGCACTATTAAGCCTATCAAAGAAAAACTTGAAACCTTGAAAAAAGAGTTTATAGAATTAGCCAATGGTGAAAAGGTTAAATGTCTTGATATTACAGTTTATCCACAAAATAGAACGACTATTGATTATAAAGGATTTTTGGAGAAAAGTAATATTACAGTGCCTAAAGAATTTCATAAAGAAAGCACCTCGATGTGTTTAAAAATTAAAAAAGGAGCATAA
- a CDS encoding helix-turn-helix domain-containing protein — MTTLTQEAQILNILLEKGKIDNFFCLDKRISIRLGAYIYNLRNKGYVIETHHNKKTRNTTYILKEKPKTLKKAV; from the coding sequence ATGACAACTTTAACGCAAGAAGCACAAATACTTAATATTTTGCTTGAAAAAGGGAAGATAGATAACTTCTTTTGTCTAGATAAAAGAATTTCTATAAGACTTGGAGCTTATATTTATAATCTAAGAAACAAAGGTTATGTGATTGAAACACATCATAATAAAAAAACAAGAAATACAACTTACATTTTAAAAGAAAAACCAAAAACTTTAAAAAAGGCGGTATAA
- a CDS encoding protein-export chaperone SecB: protein MREIESGIFKILSIEMKKFNFEQNKVTKINIDNVKSIQCKNKIGAIAKKQDSKEKDQFLIQLDFDIQAHIANNDVYNISTSILSLIEFENKNKENELFLNNAVAIMFSYLRPMIAQITMLSGFPPYHLQPVSFEQFKVDIINNN, encoded by the coding sequence ATGAGAGAAATAGAATCTGGCATATTTAAAATTTTATCAATAGAAATGAAAAAATTTAATTTTGAACAAAATAAAGTGACCAAAATAAATATAGATAATGTTAAAAGCATTCAATGTAAAAACAAGATAGGCGCTATTGCAAAAAAACAGGATAGTAAAGAAAAAGATCAATTTTTGATTCAATTGGATTTTGATATTCAAGCACATATTGCTAATAACGATGTCTATAATATATCGACTTCCATACTATCGCTGATTGAATTTGAAAATAAAAATAAAGAAAATGAATTGTTTTTAAATAATGCTGTGGCAATAATGTTTTCATATTTGAGACCAATGATAGCACAAATCACAATGTTATCTGGCTTTCCTCCTTATCATCTACAACCTGTTAGTTTTGAACAATTCAAAGTGGATATTATAAATAATAATTAA
- a CDS encoding histidine phosphotransferase, with product MGILTKLELEYEIDDIEKFLQFFRTMCDRFEPLIIKLGSDSVRYKEAIKELETLAHNTAWAARRLELNEITDFCVFCEEMMAQANRFEGPASEEFTDWMLLVSDQFEKYCRSYENDDSVLAVFNPLIVNVPNIISK from the coding sequence ATGGGAATTTTAACAAAATTAGAATTAGAATATGAAATTGACGATATAGAAAAGTTTTTGCAATTTTTTAGAACAATGTGCGATAGGTTTGAACCTTTGATTATAAAGCTAGGTAGTGATAGTGTGCGTTATAAAGAAGCAATTAAAGAACTTGAAACTTTAGCACACAATACCGCATGGGCTGCAAGGCGCTTAGAGCTTAATGAGATTACTGATTTTTGTGTATTTTGTGAAGAAATGATGGCACAAGCAAATCGTTTTGAAGGTCCAGCTAGTGAAGAATTTACAGATTGGATGCTTTTAGTCAGTGACCAATTTGAAAAATATTGCCGTTCATATGAAAATGATGATTCAGTTTTAGCTGTTTTTAATCCTTTAATTGTTAATGTTCCAAATATTATTTCTAAATAA
- a CDS encoding AI-2E family transporter yields MKNGKIFLISFILVILSLLLYLFKSFLLVIIIASLMAVATSNINAKFLHLTKGHKFFASILTTSCMVILFFAPFFYTMIELAKTLKNFDISLISNTLDYIKNYQFTLPEGFNFLEPKVKEFLASIDLNNISKQALNYASSFTKSGAKFLIDMALICVFYFFANLYGTELVIYLKSIVPVDRNELDDVLSEVGNVMAVVLYSMVIIAIFQGTLFGIITMFYGYDGILMGAIFAVSSLIPAVGGALVYIPVSLYEFASNGLNSALVILIYSIVVISFIADTLIKPLIIKWINKKLVKTPTKINELLIFLAMIAGISSFGFWGIILGPAILTFFISTIRMYVILKDKKLI; encoded by the coding sequence TTGAAAAACGGAAAAATATTTTTAATTTCTTTTATTTTAGTTATTTTATCACTTTTACTTTATCTTTTTAAAAGCTTTTTACTTGTAATTATTATTGCAAGTTTAATGGCAGTAGCAACATCTAATATAAATGCAAAATTTTTACATCTGACTAAAGGGCATAAATTTTTTGCTTCAATTTTAACAACTTCTTGTATGGTAATTTTATTTTTTGCTCCTTTTTTTTACACGATGATAGAACTAGCTAAAACTTTAAAAAACTTTGATATTAGCTTAATTTCTAATACGCTAGATTATATAAAAAATTATCAATTTACCCTACCTGAAGGATTTAATTTCTTAGAACCAAAGGTCAAAGAATTTTTAGCCTCTATAGATTTAAACAATATTTCAAAACAAGCTTTAAATTATGCCTCAAGCTTTACAAAATCTGGAGCTAAATTTCTCATAGATATGGCTTTAATTTGTGTTTTTTATTTTTTTGCTAATTTATATGGAACCGAACTCGTCATTTACCTAAAATCAATCGTTCCAGTAGATAGAAATGAATTAGATGATGTTTTATCAGAAGTTGGCAATGTAATGGCTGTTGTGCTTTATTCTATGGTAATCATTGCTATTTTTCAAGGAACTCTATTTGGAATTATTACCATGTTTTATGGATATGATGGAATTTTAATGGGAGCAATTTTTGCTGTTAGCTCTTTAATACCAGCCGTTGGTGGTGCTTTAGTTTATATACCAGTAAGTCTTTATGAATTTGCTTCTAATGGTTTAAATTCAGCACTTGTAATTTTAATTTATTCTATAGTTGTTATTTCTTTTATCGCTGATACTTTAATCAAGCCTTTAATTATAAAATGGATCAATAAAAAACTCGTTAAAACACCAACAAAAATTAATGAGCTCTTGATTTTCCTAGCCATGATAGCAGGAATATCGAGCTTTGGTTTTTGGGGTATTATTTTAGGTCCTGCAATTTTAACTTTTTTTATTTCTACAATTAGAATGTATGTAATTTTAAAAGATAAAAAACTGATCTGA
- a CDS encoding tyrosine-type recombinase/integrase: protein MLTQKDIDILEIKEKRYMISVGEPKELYVRVNPTGKKVFYLRASKFKQFITIGECQKGILNVTNAREKAKELLKSMYDGSFVSKSEKGVTLNKANDLYIEIKAKKLSKATIKKEQLVYGKYFNSTLGDKAINDLKKDDFLPIFDLMYKKGIFETISRSISFLCRVLEFCRQRGDLKTDIVLHLKDLQRFYKEANYTQSKHYKAIVDEIGVKNLLYCIKKYSKSPRTNMTIINAIYFTLLTAQRSKNIRFAKWKDIDFKNNLWVIKADEMKVSSNGDNIIPLNKYALKVLEIQRILNGNKEYIFTNNNGIISESFGVKFFKTYNLEHTIHGFRSTFRSICTEKSDELIKLGIGKDIAEMILHHINGNEVTRAYDRSKAINLRIKLMNWYGDYLNSLCDFDF, encoded by the coding sequence ATGCTTACTCAAAAAGATATTGATATTTTAGAAATTAAAGAAAAAAGATATATGATTAGCGTCGGGGAGCCGAAAGAATTATATGTTCGTGTTAATCCAACTGGAAAAAAAGTTTTTTATCTAAGGGCTTCAAAATTTAAACAATTTATAACTATTGGAGAATGCCAAAAAGGTATTTTAAACGTTACTAATGCAAGGGAAAAGGCAAAAGAGCTCTTAAAATCAATGTATGATGGGAGTTTTGTTTCAAAAAGTGAAAAAGGAGTAACTTTAAATAAAGCCAATGATCTTTATATAGAAATTAAAGCAAAAAAATTAAGTAAGGCTACAATCAAAAAAGAGCAATTAGTTTATGGAAAATATTTCAATTCAACTTTAGGAGATAAAGCTATAAATGATTTGAAAAAAGATGATTTTTTACCTATTTTTGATCTTATGTATAAAAAAGGAATTTTTGAGACTATTAGTAGAAGTATATCTTTTTTATGTAGAGTTTTAGAATTTTGTAGACAAAGAGGAGATTTAAAAACAGATATTGTTTTACACTTAAAAGATTTACAAAGATTTTATAAAGAGGCAAATTATACACAATCTAAGCATTATAAAGCTATAGTTGATGAAATAGGAGTTAAAAATTTGCTTTATTGTATAAAAAAATATTCCAAGTCACCAAGAACAAATATGACTATTATTAATGCGATTTATTTTACTTTATTAACCGCACAAAGAAGTAAAAATATACGTTTTGCTAAATGGAAAGATATTGATTTTAAAAATAATCTTTGGGTAATAAAAGCAGACGAAATGAAAGTGTCTAGCAATGGAGATAATATTATCCCGTTAAATAAATATGCGTTAAAAGTTTTAGAAATTCAAAGAATTTTAAATGGGAACAAGGAGTATATTTTCACTAATAATAACGGAATTATTAGTGAAAGTTTTGGAGTTAAATTTTTTAAAACATATAATTTAGAACATACTATACATGGTTTTAGGAGCACTTTTAGGAGTATTTGCACTGAAAAAAGTGATGAGCTTATAAAACTTGGAATAGGTAAAGATATAGCCGAAATGATATTACACCACATAAATGGCAATGAAGTAACAAGAGCTTACGATAGATCTAAGGCTATAAATTTAAGGATTAAATTAATGAATTGGTATGGAGATTATTTGAATTCACTTTGTGATTTTGATTTTTAG
- a CDS encoding DNA/RNA non-specific endonuclease, with amino-acid sequence MKKLTILSLLATLALANYIQYKPSEEFAKYFTTQSCSQVLDKFYYLNCYDYGYKGTKAVAYRLEADNLKGKQIKKRPRFEDDTNIPKKYRTTWSDYKNSGYDRGHTLSNASMRKTTQAQRSTFLMSNITPQNPQINQRVWNKIEKRERQVALKLGSLEVLNLVNYDSNPQRMKNNIAIPSSYIKILKGDNFKECYQVPNHEVENESIKSYKVDCDK; translated from the coding sequence ATGAAAAAACTTACAATCTTATCCTTACTAGCAACTCTAGCCTTAGCTAATTATATACAATATAAACCGAGCGAAGAGTTTGCTAAGTATTTTACGACACAAAGTTGCTCACAAGTTTTAGATAAATTCTATTATCTAAATTGTTATGATTATGGTTATAAAGGGACAAAAGCAGTAGCTTATAGATTAGAAGCTGATAATCTAAAAGGTAAACAAATTAAAAAACGTCCTCGTTTTGAAGATGATACCAATATTCCTAAAAAATACCGCACTACTTGGAGCGATTATAAAAACAGTGGTTATGATAGAGGACATACTCTTTCTAATGCTTCGATGAGAAAAACAACTCAAGCACAAAGAAGCACTTTTTTAATGAGCAATATCACTCCACAAAATCCACAAATCAATCAAAGAGTTTGGAACAAGATTGAAAAAAGAGAAAGACAAGTAGCTTTAAAGCTTGGGAGTTTAGAAGTTTTGAATTTGGTTAATTATGATAGTAATCCACAAAGAATGAAAAACAATATAGCTATTCCAAGCTCTTATATTAAAATCTTAAAAGGTGATAATTTTAAAGAATGTTATCAAGTGCCAAATCATGAAGTAGAAAATGAGAGTATAAAAAGTTACAAGGTTGATTGTGATAAATAA